One window of Salegentibacter sp. Hel_I_6 genomic DNA carries:
- a CDS encoding TrkH family potassium uptake protein, whose product MPRLNNQIILHVMGLLLLCNGGFMLLAVLFSWFYEDGVTLEILTAAFITLFLGVLFMFTTRGHRKEVKKREGYIIVTFGWIFMALSGTLPYVLSGSIPAFTDAFFETMSGYTTTGASILNDIESIPKGILFWRSLTHWIGGMGIIVLAIAILPLLGIGGMQLFAAEAPGPSADKLKPRITDTAKRLWLIYVSYTVAETILLKVAGMSFFDAINHSLSTLSTGGFSTKNISVAYWNDRPVIQYIIILFMFLAGTNFVLSYYSFKGKVQKVLHDDEFKWYFYFIGSFTVVASLLIYFEADVALSQIDHPMVWGEAESAFRHGLFQVLAIITTTGFVTADYTMWTPFLTIFFFGMFFLGGSAGSTSGGVKVMRHIIMIRNGVIEFKRALHPNAILPVRFNRKSIGKGVTFNILGFFILYMLSFIIGAVVLGGLGLDFETAIGGAASSLGNVGPAFGALGPVNNFDILPPLGKWWCAFLMLIGRLELFTVLILFTPFFWRNR is encoded by the coding sequence ATGCCAAGACTTAACAATCAGATTATTCTGCACGTTATGGGGCTGTTGCTTTTATGCAACGGCGGTTTTATGCTTTTAGCAGTTTTATTTAGTTGGTTTTATGAAGACGGGGTTACCCTGGAGATTCTAACTGCAGCTTTTATCACCCTGTTTTTAGGTGTGCTTTTTATGTTTACTACAAGAGGACACCGTAAAGAAGTTAAAAAGCGGGAAGGGTACATTATAGTTACTTTTGGCTGGATTTTCATGGCTTTGAGTGGAACGCTGCCGTACGTTTTAAGCGGATCCATTCCTGCATTTACCGATGCTTTTTTTGAAACAATGTCTGGTTATACCACTACTGGTGCTTCAATCTTAAATGATATTGAATCCATTCCTAAAGGCATCTTATTCTGGCGTAGTTTAACACATTGGATTGGGGGGATGGGAATTATAGTGTTGGCAATTGCCATTTTACCATTATTAGGAATAGGAGGGATGCAGTTATTTGCTGCAGAGGCTCCCGGCCCAAGTGCCGATAAATTAAAACCAAGAATTACAGATACTGCCAAGCGTTTATGGTTGATTTATGTAAGTTATACAGTAGCAGAAACTATCTTGCTTAAAGTAGCAGGAATGAGCTTTTTTGACGCAATAAACCACTCACTTAGTACGCTTTCTACCGGAGGTTTTTCTACTAAAAATATAAGTGTTGCCTATTGGAACGACAGGCCGGTAATACAATATATCATTATACTTTTTATGTTTTTGGCGGGAACTAACTTTGTATTAAGCTATTATAGTTTCAAAGGAAAAGTTCAAAAAGTCTTACATGACGATGAATTTAAGTGGTATTTCTACTTTATAGGCTCGTTTACTGTGGTTGCCTCTTTGCTTATTTATTTTGAAGCTGATGTTGCGCTGTCGCAAATAGACCATCCCATGGTTTGGGGTGAGGCTGAGAGTGCATTTAGGCACGGTCTTTTTCAGGTTTTAGCTATAATAACCACTACAGGTTTTGTTACTGCCGATTATACCATGTGGACCCCTTTTTTAACCATTTTCTTTTTCGGAATGTTCTTTTTAGGAGGCTCTGCAGGATCCACTTCAGGAGGGGTAAAAGTGATGCGCCATATTATTATGATTAGAAATGGCGTAATAGAGTTTAAACGTGCGCTTCATCCTAATGCAATCCTTCCGGTACGTTTTAATCGAAAATCTATTGGAAAAGGAGTGACATTTAATATTCTTGGCTTTTTTATTCTTTATATGCTTTCCTTTATTATCGGCGCCGTAGTTTTAGGGGGTCTTGGACTTGATTTCGAAACTGCTATTGGGGGCGCTGCTTCTTCGCTGGGTAATGTGGGGCCTGCTTTTGGAGCTCTTGGCCCTGTAAATAACTTTGATATTCTTCCGCCACTTGGTAAATGGTGGTGTGCTTTTTTAATGCTAATAGGAAGGTTGGAGCTATTTACGGTGCTTATCCTATTTACTCCGTTCTTCTGGAGGAATAGATAA
- the trkA gene encoding Trk system potassium transporter TrkA, with protein MKIIIAGAGEVGFHLAKLLSFESQDITLIDTSRDNLTYADTHLDIRTIKGDATSISILKDAQVKHVDMLISVTSSEATNITVCVLAKQLGAKRTIARISNTEFLENKEEIGFTSFGIDELISPEALAAREIALLLNQSAFNDSYEFENGALTMIGLSLSRNALFVGKTVKEAANIFPDLNFVPIAIQRYGTQYTLIPRGDTQFKEGDQVNFITLKRGVENLYKLTGKTKHAIKNIMILGGSKIGKKTAIDLCRNNFNVKLVETNKEKAYDLADELPNALIIHGDGRNVELLEEENVHDMDAFIAVTGNSETNIMSCLVAKSKSVKKTISLVENMDYYQLSHSIGIDTLINKKLLAANNIFRYVRKGEVVAMTKINNMNAELLEFIVKPNSQVCNKRIKDLDFPRSAIIGGIIRDGEGIIALGDFRITRGDRIVVCCLPRSIKKVEKLFL; from the coding sequence ATGAAGATAATTATTGCCGGAGCAGGTGAAGTAGGCTTTCATTTGGCAAAATTGCTTTCTTTTGAGTCCCAGGATATCACTCTAATTGATACCAGCCGGGACAATCTTACCTACGCCGATACTCATTTAGATATCAGGACGATAAAGGGAGATGCAACCTCAATTAGCATTTTAAAAGATGCGCAGGTAAAGCATGTAGATATGCTTATAAGCGTAACTTCTAGTGAAGCCACCAATATTACAGTTTGTGTTTTGGCGAAACAATTAGGTGCCAAGAGAACAATAGCTCGAATTTCTAATACTGAATTTCTTGAAAATAAGGAGGAAATTGGTTTTACGAGTTTTGGGATTGATGAATTGATTTCTCCAGAAGCTCTAGCAGCAAGAGAGATTGCGCTGCTTTTAAATCAATCTGCTTTTAATGATAGCTATGAATTTGAAAATGGAGCTTTAACCATGATCGGGCTAAGCCTTTCTCGTAATGCCCTATTTGTGGGCAAAACAGTGAAGGAAGCTGCAAATATTTTCCCAGATCTAAATTTTGTACCTATTGCAATTCAGCGTTATGGAACGCAGTACACGCTTATTCCGCGTGGAGATACCCAATTTAAAGAAGGAGACCAGGTAAATTTTATCACCCTAAAAAGAGGGGTGGAAAACCTTTACAAGCTTACGGGGAAAACCAAACATGCCATTAAGAATATAATGATTTTGGGCGGAAGTAAAATTGGTAAAAAAACCGCTATAGACTTATGCAGAAATAACTTTAATGTAAAGTTGGTAGAGACAAATAAAGAGAAAGCCTATGACCTGGCCGATGAACTGCCAAATGCACTTATTATCCATGGTGATGGTAGAAATGTAGAATTACTGGAAGAAGAGAATGTTCATGATATGGATGCATTTATTGCAGTTACCGGAAATTCGGAAACCAATATCATGTCCTGCCTGGTTGCAAAATCAAAGAGTGTCAAGAAAACTATCTCTTTAGTTGAGAATATGGATTACTACCAGTTAAGCCATTCTATTGGAATTGATACTTTGATCAATAAAAAACTACTGGCAGCCAATAACATATTTAGATATGTTAGAAAAGGTGAAGTAGTGGCAATGACCAAGATCAATAATATGAATGCTGAATTACTGGAATTTATTGTAAAACCAAATTCACAGGTATGCAATAAAAGAATCAAAGATCTTGATTTTCCTAGATCGGCTATTATTGGTGGGATTATTAGAGATGGAGAAGGTATAATTGCTTTAGGTGATTTTAGAATTACCCGCGGCGATCGTATTGTGGTTTGCTGCTTACCAAGGTCTATAAAAAAGGTTGAAAAACTCTTTCTCTAA
- the ubiE gene encoding bifunctional demethylmenaquinone methyltransferase/2-methoxy-6-polyprenyl-1,4-benzoquinol methylase UbiE: MSKKVTPYQDSGLNKKKQVEQMFDKISGNYDGLNRVISMGTDVKWRKKVIALVKAQKPKAVLDIATGTGDLAIQMADINAERIVGLDLSEGMLKVGRKKIAAKQLTDKIEMVQGDSEALPFEDNSFDAITVAFGVRNFENLKKGLSEIQRVLKPGGIFVVLETSVPTRFPFKQGYKLYSGAVLPLIGRVFSKDREAYSYLSKSAAAFPYGEAFNNILKKTGFINVEDKPQTFGVATIYTASK, from the coding sequence ATGAGTAAAAAGGTTACTCCATATCAGGATTCCGGATTAAATAAGAAAAAGCAGGTTGAACAGATGTTTGATAAAATATCTGGCAATTACGATGGTCTAAATCGGGTTATTTCTATGGGAACCGATGTAAAATGGCGAAAAAAAGTGATTGCGCTGGTTAAAGCGCAAAAACCAAAAGCGGTTTTAGACATTGCTACCGGCACAGGCGATCTTGCCATACAAATGGCCGATATTAATGCTGAAAGAATTGTTGGTCTCGATCTTTCTGAAGGTATGCTTAAAGTTGGGCGTAAAAAAATTGCAGCAAAACAATTAACCGATAAAATTGAAATGGTGCAGGGAGACTCTGAAGCGCTGCCTTTTGAAGATAATTCTTTTGACGCTATAACCGTGGCATTTGGGGTTCGTAATTTTGAAAATTTAAAAAAAGGACTATCTGAAATTCAAAGAGTTCTAAAACCCGGCGGAATTTTTGTAGTTTTGGAAACTTCTGTCCCTACCAGATTTCCGTTCAAACAAGGTTATAAATTATACTCAGGCGCAGTATTACCGCTAATAGGGCGTGTATTTTCTAAAGACCGGGAAGCTTATTCTTACTTAAGTAAAAGTGCAGCTGCATTTCCTTATGGAGAAGCTTTCAACAATATTTTAAAGAAAACGGGGTTTATAAATGTAGAAGACAAACCTCAAACATTTGGGGTTGCCACCATTTATACTGCTTCAAAATAA
- a CDS encoding porin family protein: protein MKKFFVIVLLFCVQFGYAQIFGGDKIINNENFDKQQWSWGYYLGFNTYDFKFKYNDEATPNGNDLIIEKTLGFNVGLVGNLRLNNNLDLRLEPGVTFNTRNFRPPYTQEVYEINSTYVHIPLLLKFSADRNNNFKPFVVGGLSTSINLSSNENNPDEQFRFKTNNYHYEVGIGVDLYLYYFKFSPSLRGVFTINNELFESTNETASSIDAMRSNAVFINFTFQ, encoded by the coding sequence ATGAAGAAATTTTTTGTTATTGTCTTACTTTTTTGCGTTCAATTTGGTTACGCACAAATTTTTGGAGGAGATAAAATTATTAACAACGAGAACTTTGACAAACAACAGTGGTCCTGGGGATACTACCTTGGATTCAATACCTACGATTTCAAGTTTAAATATAATGATGAAGCAACACCTAATGGTAACGACCTCATTATAGAAAAAACTTTGGGCTTTAATGTTGGTCTGGTTGGTAATTTAAGATTAAACAACAATCTTGATCTTCGATTAGAGCCGGGAGTTACTTTTAATACTCGTAATTTTAGGCCACCGTATACTCAAGAAGTTTACGAGATTAATTCTACTTATGTACATATACCACTTTTGCTAAAATTCTCGGCAGATAGAAACAATAATTTCAAACCCTTTGTGGTTGGCGGTTTATCTACTTCTATCAACTTATCAAGTAATGAGAATAACCCCGATGAGCAATTTAGGTTTAAAACCAATAATTACCATTATGAAGTAGGTATAGGAGTAGATTTATACCTTTATTATTTTAAATTCTCTCCTTCCCTTAGAGGTGTCTTCACTATAAATAATGAGCTGTTTGAATCTACTAACGAAACTGCGTCAAGCATAGATGCTATGAGATCAAATGCGGTATTCATTAATTTCACCTTTCAATAA
- a CDS encoding RNA methyltransferase has translation MVSKSQIKLITSLAQKKYRYKNGLFVAEGFKTINELIYSKFKLNRLFTLKEDFGIEADKIQNIDERELKKISFLKTPQAALALFEIPEEVNVQDENLILALDGIRDPGNLGTIIRLCDWFGIKNLVCSRDSVDCYNPKVVQATMGSLARVNISYCDLKTFLENSELPVYGAFMEGENIYKSKTEEKAILVMGNEANGISAEIEGMIGKRVSIPRFGEVQETESLNVATATAILFSEFKRNDFAG, from the coding sequence ATGGTTAGTAAAAGCCAAATTAAGTTAATAACCAGTCTTGCACAAAAAAAATACCGATATAAAAACGGACTTTTTGTAGCCGAAGGTTTTAAAACGATTAACGAGCTTATTTATTCTAAATTTAAGCTGAATCGGCTTTTTACTTTAAAAGAAGATTTTGGAATTGAGGCAGATAAAATTCAAAATATTGATGAGCGCGAACTTAAGAAAATAAGCTTTTTGAAAACACCTCAAGCTGCACTTGCATTATTTGAAATACCGGAAGAAGTTAATGTACAAGATGAAAATTTGATTCTAGCATTGGATGGGATTAGGGATCCAGGAAATTTAGGTACAATTATTCGCCTTTGTGATTGGTTCGGCATAAAAAACCTTGTTTGTTCAAGGGACTCGGTAGATTGCTACAATCCTAAGGTGGTTCAAGCCACGATGGGATCTTTGGCGAGGGTAAATATTTCTTACTGCGATTTAAAAACCTTTCTTGAAAATTCTGAACTACCGGTTTATGGTGCTTTTATGGAAGGAGAAAATATTTATAAAAGTAAAACTGAAGAGAAAGCCATTCTTGTAATGGGTAATGAAGCGAATGGGATTTCAGCAGAAATAGAAGGGATGATAGGGAAAAGAGTAAGTATTCCACGTTTTGGTGAAGTGCAGGAAACTGAAAGCCTCAATGTCGCAACAGCAACGGCAATTCTTTTCAGTGAGTTTAAGAGAAATGATTTTGCCGGGTAA